A stretch of DNA from Mycobacterium senriense:
CGGTGATCGATCCGCTGGCCGTCACCCCGTCCCCGCCGCCGGATCACCGGCTGATCGTCGGGGCGTGGCACGACCGGATGGCGATGCGCGAGCCCGCCGACGCGTTGCAGGAACGCTGGGGCGGCCAACTGTACTGGTACGACGGCAGCCACGTCGGACACATCTTCTCGCGGCGCGTGCAGCGGATCACCGACCGATTCCTGCGCGACGTCGCCGCGCGAAAAGCCGCGGTGCCCGACTGATGGCACCCACCTGGACCGCGCGAACGGTGGTCGAGCTCTACAACCTCGTCGTGTGGAACGAACGCAACATCGACCTGGCCGATGAACTTTTGGCCGACAACGTGATTCGGCACGAGGTCGGTGGGGTGCGCACGCTGACTCACGCCGAAGCGGTGCAGCGAGTGGTGGACATGTGGGAGCTGGTCAGCTCGTTGCACTTCGACCTCAACATCGTCATCGAGGGCGACGATGGCGAGCACGTGGCGATCGTCTACGACTCGACGATCACCACCGAGGACGGCACCGAGACCAACATCGCGAGCATCGAGGTGTTCCGCGTCGTCGGCGGCAAGATAACCGAGGTTTGGAACTGTGGCTACCAGCAAGGGGTTTGGAATTGAGTGACCGAGCGCTCGATGAACTGGGTTTCTACCTGCTGGCCGGGGCCGGCGGTGCGGGCCCGGCAACATTGATGGATGAGGCCCGGCGCGGCGAGGAACTGGGCTTCGGCACCGGCTTCATCTCCGAGCGGTGGAATGTCAAAGAGGCGTCGTCTCTGGTCGGGGCGGCATGCGCGGTGACCAACCGGATGCAAATCGCCACCGCCGCAACCAATCACAACACCCGTCATCCCCTGATCACCGGGTCGTGGGCGACCACGATGCATCGCCTGTCGGGCGGCCGGTTCACGTTGGGCATCGGCCGCGGCATCGCCGCGATCTACGGGGCCTTCGGCATCCCGGCGGTGACGACGGCGCAGATGGAGGACTGGGCCCAGGTGATGCGCCGGCTGTGGCACGGCGAGCTGATTTTCAACCACGACGGCCCGATGGGCAAGTACCCTATCCTTTTCCTCGACCCCGACTTCAACGAGGACATTCGGCTGGCGCTGGTGGCCTTCGGGCCGAACACGCTCGCGCTCGGGGGGCGCGTGTTCGACGATGTCATCCTGCACACCTATTTCACGCCCGAGACGTTGCAGCGCAGCGTCAACACCGTGAAGTCGGCGGCGGAGAAGGCCGGCCGCGACCCGGACAGCGTGCGGGTGTGGTCGTGCTTCGCCACCGTCGGCGACCACCTACCCGAAGAACTGCGGCTGAAGAAGACCGTGGCGCGTCTGGCCACCTACTTGCAAGGCTACGGCGACCTGCTGGTCAACACCAATAACTGGGATCCCGCTGTGCTGCAACGGTTCCGCGAGGATGCGGTGGTCACCTCGATCGCGGGCGGGATTGATCACAAGGGCACGGCCGAGCAGATCGAGCACATCGCGACGCTGATTCCCGACGAATGGCTGGAGCCCTCGGCCACCGGGTCGGCGCAGCAGTGCGTGGATCGCGTCCGCAAGGAATTCGACTACGGGGCCGACGCGGTCATCATGCACGGCGCCACACCCGACGAGCTCGAGCCGATCGTCGCGGCCTACCGCGCCGCGGATCAGGTTTAGCCGGTCGGCGCGCCACTCACGGCATGATGACGGTCCGGGTGACCGGTTCGGCGGCGGCCTGTCTGCTGGACAGGCCGCGCTTCAAGGACGCGAGCAGGGCGTCACGCGTTTCACGGGGATCGATGAGTTCGTCGAACCCCATGTGTTCGGCAGAACGATAGGACGCCTGCAACTCGGCCTCACGCAACTTCGCGGTGACGTCCTCGCCGGCATGCGTCGCCCGGCCCAACGCGGCGGCGCTCATGGCACCCATCGTCGCGCCGGGGTAGGCGAAGGTCGCGGACTGGCTGTCGAAACCCAGCAGGGACATGACCATGGAGCCGAACCCGTATGCCTTGCGCAGCGTCACGTGCAGCTTCACCGTGGTGGCCGTGGTTTGAGCGGCGAACATTCTTGCGCCGGCGCGCAGCACACCGCTGCGCTCGGAGCGGCTGCCGGGCAGCATGCCGGGATTGTCGGCGAGGAAGATCAGGGGCAGGTGGAACGAGTCGGCCACCATGATGAAGTGCGCCGCCTTATCGGCGGCCGCGGCGTCGATGGAGCCGGCGAGCACCAGAGGCTGGTTGGCCACCACCGCGACCGGGTGACCACCGAGATGGGCCAGCGCGCAAATGATCGCCTTGCCGTACTGCGGCTGCACCTCGAACCAGTCGGGCCGGTCGAAGACCACGTCGAGCACGGCGCGCATGTCGTAAACGCGGCGGTTGTCGCGGGACACGATGTCGAGCAGCTCCGGCGTCGCACGTGGCTCGGCGTCCTCGTCCTGCGGCAACGATGCGGGGTACGACCATGCGCTTGATGGAAAGTAGGACAGGTAGCGCCTGACGTCGTCGAGGACGGCCGCGTCGTCTTCGGCGACATTGTGGATCACCCCGCTGGGCAACGCGACATCCGGCCCACCGAGGTCCTCCTTCGAAATGTCTTCTCCGGTGGACTCTTTGACGACGGGTGGCCCGGCGGTGAAGATCGCGCCCTGCCTGCTCATGATCCGGAAGTCGCAGACCGGGGCCACCAGAGCGCCGTGTCCGGCCGACGGCCCGAATACGGCACCGACGGTCGGGACGCGGCCCGAGCACTGCGCCTGGACCAGTAGATCGGTGGGGGTGCGGCCGTAGTGCCCGCCGCCGGGACGAAAGCCGGCGCCTTCGAGCAGCATCACCAGCGGGATCTTGTCGCGCAGCGCCAGTTCGGCGATTCGGTATCGCTTGGAGTTGCCGCCGGGCCCGATGCTGCCCGCCATGGTGGTGAAGTCCTCGGCGCCCAGCATCACCGGCGCACCGTTGATCGAGCCGGAGCCGACGATCAGGCCGTCGGCAGCGATCTCGCCACCGACCAGGGTGCCGAGCTCTCGGAATGTGCCCGGATCAACGAGGTACTCGATTCGCGCGCGGGCATCGATCTTGCCCTTGTTGCGGTGCTTGTCGAGCCGCTCCGGGCCGCCCATGTCCCGCGCGTGCTGACGGCGCCGCTCGAGATCCTCGAGCGTTTCGCCCCAATCCTGGGCTTTCGGCATGCCTATGTCCTACCTCATGGAGATTCGTCGCGCGACCATATCTGTGGGGTCACATACTGGATTGCTTACTGTAAAGTTACCCGCATGTCTGACGCCGCCGGTCCTGAGGTCGACGGGGCGTCCCAAATCGAGGAGTCTCAGCAGTGAGCGCAACCACGATGGACGGGGCCGCGAAGCTATTGGCGGACCCGTTGGCGTACACCGACGAACAGCGGTTGCACGCGGCGCTGACGCACCTGCGCGCCAACGCCCCGGTGTCCTGGGTGGACGTTCCGAACTACCGGCCGTTCTGGGCGATCACCAAGCACGCAGACATCATGGACATCGAGCGCGAGAACATGTTGTTCACCAACTGGCCCCGCCCGGTGCTGACCACCACCGAGGGCGACGAGATGCAGGCCGCCGCCGGTGTGCGCACGCTGATCCATCTGGATGATCCACAGCACCGGGTGGTGCGGGCGATCGGCTCGGACTGGTTTCGCCCAAAGGCGATGCGCGCGTTGAAGATGCGCGTCGACGAGCTGGCCAAGGTCTATGTAGACAAGATGTTGGCGGTCGGGCCCGAATGCGACTTCGTCCAGCAGGTCGCGGTGAACTACCCACTGTTCGTGATCATGTCGCTGCTGGGCATCCCGGAAGCCGACTTTCCTCGCATGCTCAAACTCACCCAGGAGCTGTTCGGAAGCGAAGACAGCGAATTCAGGCGGGGGGATTCGAACGAGGATCAGCTGCCCGCGCTGCTCGACATGTTCCAGTACTTCAACGGCGTGACCGCCGCGCGCCGTGAGCACCCGACCGAGGACCTGGCCTCGGCGATCGCCAACGCCACCGTCGACGGCGAACCGCTGTCCGACATCGACACGGTTTCGTACTACCTGATCGTGGCCACCGCCGGTCACGACACCACCAGCGCGACCATCTCCGGGGGGCTGCAAGCGCTCATCGAGAATCCGGATCAGCTCGAGCGCCTGCGCGGCGACCTCGACCTGATGCCGCTGGCGACCGAGGAGATGATCCGCTGGGTCACCCCGGTCAAGGCGTTCATGCGGACCGCCGCCGAGGACACCACGGTGCGCGGGGTGCCGATCGCCGCCGGGGATTCGGTCCTGCTGTCCTATGTTTCGGCCAACCGCGACGAGGAGGTCTTCGGCGATCCGTTCCGCTTCGACGTCGGACGTGACCCCAACAAGCACCTGGCCTTCGGCTATGGCGTGCACTTCTGCATGGGTGCGGCGCTGGCCCGCATGGAAGTCGGCAGTTTCTTTTCCGAGCTATTGCCGAGGCTCAAATCGATTGAGCTGACCGGTGATCCGGGGTTGACTGCCACCACTTTCGTCGGCGGCCTCAAGCACCTGCCGGTGCACTACTCGCTGACCTGAGTGCGGCGGCGCCCTTCGAGCGGGGTCCTCGCTACACTCCCCGTGGAGGTCGAGGCAATGGCGGGTAGGACGGTGGTCATCACCGGTGCCAGCGACGGCATCGGCGCGGCAGCGGCCCGCCGGATCAGCCGCGGCGGCGACAACGTGGTGCTGGTGGGACGCTCGGAGCGCAAGACCGCGGCCGTGGCCGCGGAGCTCGATGCCGACTATTTTGTCGCCGACTTCGCCGACCTGTCCCAGGTGCGGGCCCTGGCGGACAAGATCCGGTCCGAGTATCCGCGCATCGACGTGCTGGGCAACAATGCCGGGGGAGTGTTCTCCAAACCGCGGCGGACGGCCGACGGCCACGAGATCACCCTTCAGGTCAACTACCTGGCGCCGTTTCTGCTCACCACGCTGTTGCTGGACGTGCTGGTCGGTTCGCGGGCCACGATTGTCAATACATCCAGTTCGTCGCAGCGGCTGCTGCGCAAAGTCACGCTCGCCGACTTCGACGCAACCGACCGGCGCCGGCCCAGCACCGCCTATGCATTGGCGAAGCTGGCAAACATCTTGTTCACCAAGGAATTACACCGGCGTTTTTCCGCCGAGGGCCTTGCGGCCGCGGTGGTCCACCCAGGCTTCGTCAACACCAACATCGGTCACTCGTCCGGTTCGCGGTTCCTGACCACCGTGCAACGCACACCCGTCAGCCGAATGATCAAGACCGCCGATCACGGCGCCGATCAGCTGGTCTGGCTGGCGACCAGCGTGCCCGGTGTCGACTGGGCCGCCGGCGAGTACTACGCGAAAGGCAAGGCCGCCAAAGCCAACCGGGCGGCCAGCGATCCCATCCTCGCGCGTGAATTGTGGGATCACACGATGGCCAAGCTCGTCTAGACAAACCCGGGCGCGAATTCGCCTGCGGCGTGGACGAGCCGGCTCCGTCGAACACCGTCCCGCCGCGGATAACCAGCTCAATGTCGGCCATCTGCTGCCAGCCCTCGATACTAGCTAGTATCCAGTCGATACCGTCGAGTATGCTGTGGCCATGTCGCCCGTCAAGCCGCATCGAACCCGCCCCACCCGCGGCGAGGTTCGTGACCGGATCCTGGACGCGGCGTCGAAGGTTTTCGCCGCCGAAGGGTTCGCCGGCGCCACCATCGACGCGATCGGCCAGTCCGCGGGTTTCACAAAAGGTGCCGTCTACTCGAACTTCGAATCCAAGGACGGACTGTTCCTGGCGCTGCTCGACCGCGAGTTCGAGCTCCGCGGCGAGCAGATCGCCACGGTGCTGGACAGCAGCGGTGGCGACACAGGTGCAGCCGCACGTGAATTGAGCCGCTCATGGCTCGACTCAGTTCGCGACCATTCCGACTTTTACGTGCTGTTCGTCGAATACTGGCTGCGCGCCCAGCGTGATCCCCAGCTGCGTGCGGGCCTCATCGAACGCCGCCGCGCCGCCGCCGCCGACCAAGCGGTGCAGATCGTCAAATCGACCCCCTCCGTGGCGCCCGATCGCGAGTTGGCCGACCTCGCCCAGCTCGTCGTCACGATCAACCTCGGCATCGCGATGGAAGAGGTCCTGCGTCCCGGGACCATCAACCCCGACCTGCTCGCGCAGCTGATCACCGCGGTGCTGGAATCGGTCCCGGTTTCCGCCGATCAGGGAGAGCCTCGCCATGGATGCAAATGACGGGCCCGACGCCGCGGCCCCGATCATCACCGCCCGCGGTTTAGGCGTCGACGGCGAACACGGCGCCCTCTTCTCGGATATCGATCTCGCGCTCCCACCGGGTTTTCACGCGATTCGGATGCCCGGCGGACCGGGGCAGACCACGCTGCTGCTGACACTCGCCGGACGTTTCAAGCCGAGCCACGGCACGCTGACCGTCCTCGGTCAAACCACCCCGCGCGCGATCCGCCGGCACTGCTCGATCGCCGCCTTCGAAGACATCGACGAGCTGGAGGAATCGGTGACGGTGGAGACCGTTCTCGCCGAGCAACGCCGATGGCTGGCGCCGTGGTACTCACCTGTGCCGCTGCAAGCCGGCCAGGCCGAGCTGACCGAGGTTTTCGGCGAGATGAGCCCGCCGTCCCACGACACGTACATCGTCGAATTGTCAGACCTGGAACTGTTTTTGCTGCGAATCACGCTGGCGTTGCTATCGAACCGTCCGATCCTGGTGGTCGGCGACCTCGAGCAGGTTCGTGACAATTCCCGACGGGCGATCGCGGTCGACCGACTGGGCGTGATTGCGAAACAGCGCACCGTCGTCGTCGGGGTGACCAACCCACTCGGCGCGGACGCGCCCGACCACGAACTTCACGATCACCGCATCCTGACCGGAGAGGACTGACGATGCTGGCTGGACTAGCCTTTGGCTCGGAGATCAAACGTTTCGGCCGCAGCCGGTTGACACGCGTGGCCATCGTCGTGCTGATGCTGCTGCCCCTGGTATATGGGGCGCTGTACCTGTGGGCGTTCTGGGATCCCTTCGGCCACACCAACAAGATGCCGGTGGCGCTGGTCAACTCCGACCGCGGCGCCGTCGTATCCGGGCAGCAGTTCAACGCCGGCGCGGAGATCGCCAAAAGCCTGACCGCGGACGGCGGGCTGGACTGGCACGTCGTGGACTTAGCGGAGGCACGCAACGGAGTCGACCACGGCAAGTACTACTTCATGGTCGAGTTGCCGCCGGACTTCAGCGCGGCGATCGCTTCGCCGGTGACCGGGCAACCCAAGAAGGCCAACCTGATCGCTGTCTACAACGACGCCAACAACTACATCTCCACGAGTATCGGGCGTACCGCGATCGGCCAGGTACTGAACGCCGTGTCCAGCCGGATCTCGGGGCAGGCCGTCAATCAGATGCTGTCGGTGGTGGTTTCGTCGGGATCGGGTATCAAGCAGGCCGCAGACGGTGCCGCTCAACTCGATGACGGCGCCGGTCAGCTGGCGGCCGGTCTGGACACCGCGCGGTCCGGCTCGGCAACTCTGGCCGCCGGCGCCAAGCAGCTGTCAGACGGCATCAACCAGGCCACCGACCCGCTGCTCGCGGTGACCAAGGCGGTGTCGCAAATCGGCGGCAGCACGCAGCAACTGCAACAGGGCGCAACCGCGCTTGCGCAGGTCAACGACCAGATCGGTACCATCGCCACGGCGCAGGATGCGGCCGCAAACTCGCTTTCATCGGTGATCGATCAGCTCTCGGCACGACAGGATCCGCTGGCAAATAACCTGCGCGGCGTCCAAGATCAGCTTCGGGGTCATCAGTTCACACCCCAGATCCGCCAGCAGCTCACCGACGCGCAAAACGCGGCGATCGCCATGACATCGGGGTTGCGCAACCCAGGCAGTCCGCTCGCGTCGGCGCTCGACCAGGTTGGCAGCAAGGGCCAGGACCTGACGAACAAGCTCACCCAACTGCGCGACGGAGCCCAGCAAGTCGCCACCGGCAACGCCGAATTGGCGGGCGGCATCGCCAAACTCGACGACGGCGCACGACAACTCAAGACGGGATCGGCCGAGCTGGCGACCAAACTCGCCGAGGGGGCCAAGCAGGTACCCAACTGGACGACCCAGCAAAAGGATGCGGTCGCCGACACCATCGGTGGTCCGGTGCAACTCGAGGCTTCACACGAGAACGCCGCGCCCAACTTCGGCACCGGGATGGCTCCGTTCTTTCTCACGCTCGCGTTGTTCTTCGGCGCCCTGGTGCTGTGGATGGTGCTGCGGCCCTTGCAGACTCGCGCGATCGCCGCGGAGGTGCTCGCGCTCCGCGTGGTGCTCGCCAGCTACCTACCTGCCGCCGCGATCGCGGTGTTCCAAGCCGTCGTTCTCTACTGCGTGGTCCGGTTCGCCCTCGGTATGCACGCCGTGCACCCGGTGGCGATGCTGGGCTTCATGGTGCTGATTTCCGGCGCGTTCGTAGCCGCGACGCAGGCGATCAATGCGCTCGTTGGTCCAGCGGTGGGCCGGGTGCTGATCATGGCCCTGCTCATGCTGCAGCTCGTCAGTGCAGGCGGCATGTACCCCGTGGAAACCACGTCACGGCCATTCCAGGTCCTGCACCGCTTCGATCCGATGACCTATGGCGTCAACGGACTCCGGCAGCTGATACTCGGCGGCATCGACGCTCGACTATGGCAGGCCATCATCGTGCTGGTCGGGATAACGGCTGTCGCACTGGCGATCTCCTGCCTGTCGGCGCGAAGAGACCGGGTCTGGAATCTCAGCAGGCTGATCCCCGCGATCAAGATGTAGGCGAAGCTTTCATGCGATCCCGAAATCGATGATGCCCCGGACGATTTTGCCGTTGAGCAGGTCGTCGTAGGCGTCGTTGACCTCGTCGAGGCGATAGCGCTTGGTGATCATCTCGTCGAGCTGAAGTTGGCCCGTCTCATAAAGCCTGGCCAGCCGGGAGATGTCCGCCTTCGGGTTGCACGAGCCGAATATGGTGCCGGCCAACGTCTTGTTCATCAGGATGAAATCCTGCAGGTCGATCTTCACCGACCGGGTCAACTGCGACGTCATGCCGGTGAGCACGCAGGTGCCGCCCTTACGGGTGAGCTTCACGGCATCGCGGACGTCTTCCGGGGTGATCAACGAGGGCGAGACCACCACCGCGTCGGCCATCACGCCGTAGGTCAGGCCGCGCACCAGATCCAGCGCCTCGTCGATTGTCGCGGCGCTGTGTGTCGCGCCGAACTGCAGCGCCGACTTCTGTTTGAAGTCAACCGGATCCACCGCGACGATCTGCGCGGCGCCGTTGATGCGGGCCCCCTGAATCGCGCCCGTGCCGATCCCGCCGACGCCGATCACCACGACCGTGTCGCCCGCGCGCATGTTGGACCGGTTGGCGACGGAACCGTAACCTGTTGGGATGGCGCAGGACAGCAGAGCGCTCGATGTCAGTGGCAGGTGTTGCTCGATCTTCACCAGTGAATTCGTCGATACCACAGTGTGTTCGGCGAATGCGCCGATCTTGGCGATGTGACCAAGGCTGCGGCCGTCGGCGGTGTGGTGGCGGAACGTGCCGTCCGTCGGCATCCCCGGGATCATGGTGCCGATGCCGACGTCACACAGGTACTCGATTCCGCTGGCGCACCAACGGCATTGGCCGCACACGGCCACGAACGACATCACCACGTGGTCACCCGGCTCGAAGTCGGTGACACCCGGGCCGACCTCGCGCACCACGCCGGAGCCCTCGTGGCCACCGATCGTCGGAAACATGGTCGGCAGCCCCATCGATCGCATCACCTCGTTGGGCGCCGACATGTCACCTTTGAGGATGTGGTCGTCGGAGTGGCACAAGCCGGCCGCCGCCATCTGCACCAGGACCTCGCCGGCCTGGGGGGGATCGAGCTCGAATTCCTCGACGGACCATGGCCCGCCGACGTCGTGCAGGATCGCTGCGCGGCTTCTCATGCGGCGGGGGCGAACGTCACCGGAAGCTTGTTCGGCGACCGGAAGGTGAGCCCGACGATCTTGGATTCCTCGCCGGTTCCGTCGTCGGGCATGAATGCCAGATTATCGACGCGGTCTAAGAGGCTGTTCAACATGACCCGGGTTTCCAGCCGGGCCAGGTGCATGCCGAGGCACATGTGGATCCCGCCGGCGAAGGCGATGTGGGATTGCCGCGGCCGGCGGATGTCGAAAGTGTTGGGATTGGTCCAGCGGGACTCGTCACGGTTGGCTGAGCCCATACACATATCGATCTGAGCGTCGGCAGGGATTGTCTTACCGCCGATTTCGACTTCTTCGGTTGTGGTCCGCATGACCGTGGTCAGTGGCGTTTCGAACCGCAGACCCTCCTCGATCGCCATCGGTATCAGTGACCGGTCCTGGTTGACCATCGCGAGCTGCTCGGGGTGGGTCAGCAGCAGGTACAGCAGATTGCCCGATGAGCGGTAGGTGGTCTCCAGGCCGGCCGGGAGCAGCAACCGCAAGAAGGAGATGATGGCTTCGTCGGTGAGTTTCTCACCGTCGATCTCTGCGGCGACCAGGTCCCCGATGATGTCATCGGTGAGCTTGCGCCTGCGCTGCTCGACCTGTTTGAGGAAATAATCGTAGAGCTCTGTGGCGGCATTCAATCCCGCCTCGATGTCGGTCGGGATCGAGATCAGATCGAGGGACAGTCGCCGGAAGAGGTCGAGGTCCTCGGCGGGCAGACCAAGCAGCGTCGAGATGATCCGGGTGGGAAATTCGAAAGTCACCGCCTTCACCAGATCGGCTTGACCGTCGTTCTTGACCTCGTCGACCAGTCGATCACAGACCGGATCGATGACCGACGGCTCCCAGCGTTGCAACGCGGTCGCACGGAACGCCTTGGCCACCAGGTTGCGGTGATCGTGGTGTTCCCGGCCGCCCATCGCCAGGATGGTGTGTCCCATCACCAACCCGATCGTCTTGTCGTAGGCGGCCGACGTGAAGATCCGGTCGTCGCGAAAGGCTTGGGATACACCGTTGTAATCGAACAGGACCCACTCGTCACTGGGTCGCAGCTCCTCCGGCAACTGGGTGTTATCGCCCAGGGAACCGTGCCACACCGGGTCGGTGTGACGCATGTGTTGAAAAAACGGGTAGGGGCTGGTTTCACCGGTGAGATCGAGCAAGGGTGCGACGGGTTGACCGTTCGGGCCAGTGCTGAGCGTCATCAGCGCTCCTCCTGAAACAAAGGCGGTTCACGCGGACCGGATGACGAGTGCCCGCGAAATCCCGGCGGGTATACCGAGCGGAAAATAGCTATCATAGTATAAATAGCAACGAAGCCCAATGGCTTGTGCTCGCCGGGCCGACCGGCGAAGCATTCGCGGCGTGGGCGAAGGCCCACTCGATACGGCTCCCATTTCCACCGCTGCCCCGAGCACCTGGTGCGTCGCCACTTAAAAGCGCAGGTCTACCTTGAAGGTGGTTTACGGTAAGGCCGACCTTCCGGGACCGCCGATGAGCACGCACGACGAGCCCGAAAATGAGTTGATATGACACAGACGAACCTGGCCCGGCCGCACGGTCTCAGCCGCATCGATCCGGTGCTGCGCGACGCCGCCGTGGAGTTGGGCGCCTTCGAATTCCGCGCCGAGACACTGCCGGCCGAGCGCGAACACGCCAACCTGCTGGCCGCGCAGCGCGCCGCGGCGGCCGATACCACTGGCGTCTCCGTCGATTCACGATCCATCGCCGGTCCGGAGGGCCGGCAGCTGGGCCTGCGTTTGTATCGTGGCCGCACCGAATCCTCCGCGCCCCTGGTGGTGTACGCGCACGGCGGCGGGTTCGTCACCGGGAACCTGGAGACCGACCACGCGCACTGCGTGGAGCTGGCCCGTGACGGTGATTGTCTGGTGGTTTCCGTGGACTACCGACTGGCCCCCGAAAATCCGTGTCCCGCGGCGCTCGACGATGTCGAGGCGGCCTTCCGTTACGCCGTCGAGAACAGCGCGGAGCTGGACGCCGACGCAAGCCGCATCGCGGTAATGGGCCGCGACGCGGGCGCGGCGCTGGTCGCGGGTCGGACCCAACGCATGTTCGACCAGGAAGGTCCGGCGATCCTGATGCAGATCCTGCACCAGCCGATGCTCGATTCCGATGCCACGCCGTCGCGTCGGGAATTCCAGCGCACCCCGGGTCTCAACGGTCCGGCCGTGAGCCGGGCGTGGAACCACTATCTCGGCGACGCCCGCGCCAACGGTCAGCACGTCCCCGCGCACCGGGCCAATCTCGAGGGCCTGCCGCCCACGTTCGTCAGCTGCTCCGAGATCGATCCGTGCCGGGACGAGGCCGTCGACTACGCCATCCGGCTGTTGCACGCGTACGTCCACACCGAATTGCACGTGATCGCCGCGACCTTCAACGGCTTCGACTCGATGGTCCCCGATTGGATTGTTTCCCAGGAGAATCGGGCGTTGCACGCGCAGGCGCTGCGCCGTGTGTTCGCGATGTAGCACGATCGTGTTTGCCGGACCCCCGCCAACCGTCGTGACTTACTTTTACCGACTGAACTCCGGTATCTCTTACCGTATCGAGCGTTGCTAACATCGGAATCGGCAGCCAACCGAGGACCGATCGGGCGGATGATCAAACACTCAAACCGATTCCGTTGCAGCCGCAGCGATCGAATGTCAAGAAGGATCCCCTCGGCACTATGACCACCCTCGACTCTCCCGAAAAGATCCTTTTCACCTCGACCACCCAGGCGTTCCTGGAAAAGGAAGCGCCGCTGCGCCGGGTGCGGGAGCTGCACGCCGCGGGCACGTCATTCGATCCCGCGTGGTGGCAGCGGGCTGCGGAGCTCGGCTGGACGGGCCTGCTCGTGCCGGAGGAGTTGGGCGGCGGAAGCGTGTCGGAGAACGGCTTCGCCGATCTCGCGATGGTCGCCGAGCAACTCGGCAAGACGGTGGCGCCCGGACCGCTGTACCCGGTCAGCACCGTGCTGGCCGGACTTGTCGAGTGCACAAACTCCGACGAGCACGTCGACGCCATCGAGGCGCTGGTAGCGGGTGAATCCGTGGCGTCGTGGGCGGTCTGTGAGCCCGGCCGTGGCTGGGCACCGCTGGATCCGTCGGTCACGGCCACCGAAACCGATTCCGGTTACCGCATCGACGGCGTCAAGGACCGCGTCGAGGCGGCCGCCCAGAGTGCGCTGCTGCTGGTGGTGGCGCGCTGCGGCGCGGGCGCCGAGATTCGTCAGTTCCTGATCCCGACGGACGCGCCGGGGGTCCGGATCGAGCCCCAGCAGTCGGTCGATCTGGTCAAGCAATACGGCCGGGTGCACTTCGACGGCGTCGTGGTGCCACGGTCGGCGGCCGTCGGCAGCGCCGGCGAGACGGCTGCGCTCGTCGATCGACAAAGCCAGATCGCCCAGGTGCTGCAGTGCGCCGAGGTGGTCGGTGCCCTGCAGACGGTGTTCGACCTCACCGTGCGGTGGGCGCTGGACCGGCACACCTTCGGTCGCCC
This window harbors:
- a CDS encoding nuclear transport factor 2 family protein, with translation MAPTWTARTVVELYNLVVWNERNIDLADELLADNVIRHEVGGVRTLTHAEAVQRVVDMWELVSSLHFDLNIVIEGDDGEHVAIVYDSTITTEDGTETNIASIEVFRVVGGKITEVWNCGYQQGVWN
- a CDS encoding TIGR03857 family LLM class F420-dependent oxidoreductase, with product MSDRALDELGFYLLAGAGGAGPATLMDEARRGEELGFGTGFISERWNVKEASSLVGAACAVTNRMQIATAATNHNTRHPLITGSWATTMHRLSGGRFTLGIGRGIAAIYGAFGIPAVTTAQMEDWAQVMRRLWHGELIFNHDGPMGKYPILFLDPDFNEDIRLALVAFGPNTLALGGRVFDDVILHTYFTPETLQRSVNTVKSAAEKAGRDPDSVRVWSCFATVGDHLPEELRLKKTVARLATYLQGYGDLLVNTNNWDPAVLQRFREDAVVTSIAGGIDHKGTAEQIEHIATLIPDEWLEPSATGSAQQCVDRVRKEFDYGADAVIMHGATPDELEPIVAAYRAADQV
- a CDS encoding acyl-CoA carboxylase subunit beta — its product is MPKAQDWGETLEDLERRRQHARDMGGPERLDKHRNKGKIDARARIEYLVDPGTFRELGTLVGGEIAADGLIVGSGSINGAPVMLGAEDFTTMAGSIGPGGNSKRYRIAELALRDKIPLVMLLEGAGFRPGGGHYGRTPTDLLVQAQCSGRVPTVGAVFGPSAGHGALVAPVCDFRIMSRQGAIFTAGPPVVKESTGEDISKEDLGGPDVALPSGVIHNVAEDDAAVLDDVRRYLSYFPSSAWSYPASLPQDEDAEPRATPELLDIVSRDNRRVYDMRAVLDVVFDRPDWFEVQPQYGKAIICALAHLGGHPVAVVANQPLVLAGSIDAAAADKAAHFIMVADSFHLPLIFLADNPGMLPGSRSERSGVLRAGARMFAAQTTATTVKLHVTLRKAYGFGSMVMSLLGFDSQSATFAYPGATMGAMSAAALGRATHAGEDVTAKLREAELQASYRSAEHMGFDELIDPRETRDALLASLKRGLSSRQAAAEPVTRTVIMP
- a CDS encoding cytochrome P450, which codes for MDGAAKLLADPLAYTDEQRLHAALTHLRANAPVSWVDVPNYRPFWAITKHADIMDIERENMLFTNWPRPVLTTTEGDEMQAAAGVRTLIHLDDPQHRVVRAIGSDWFRPKAMRALKMRVDELAKVYVDKMLAVGPECDFVQQVAVNYPLFVIMSLLGIPEADFPRMLKLTQELFGSEDSEFRRGDSNEDQLPALLDMFQYFNGVTAARREHPTEDLASAIANATVDGEPLSDIDTVSYYLIVATAGHDTTSATISGGLQALIENPDQLERLRGDLDLMPLATEEMIRWVTPVKAFMRTAAEDTTVRGVPIAAGDSVLLSYVSANRDEEVFGDPFRFDVGRDPNKHLAFGYGVHFCMGAALARMEVGSFFSELLPRLKSIELTGDPGLTATTFVGGLKHLPVHYSLT
- a CDS encoding SDR family NAD(P)-dependent oxidoreductase, whose protein sequence is MAGRTVVITGASDGIGAAAARRISRGGDNVVLVGRSERKTAAVAAELDADYFVADFADLSQVRALADKIRSEYPRIDVLGNNAGGVFSKPRRTADGHEITLQVNYLAPFLLTTLLLDVLVGSRATIVNTSSSSQRLLRKVTLADFDATDRRRPSTAYALAKLANILFTKELHRRFSAEGLAAAVVHPGFVNTNIGHSSGSRFLTTVQRTPVSRMIKTADHGADQLVWLATSVPGVDWAAGEYYAKGKAAKANRAASDPILARELWDHTMAKLV
- a CDS encoding TetR/AcrR family transcriptional regulator — its product is MSPVKPHRTRPTRGEVRDRILDAASKVFAAEGFAGATIDAIGQSAGFTKGAVYSNFESKDGLFLALLDREFELRGEQIATVLDSSGGDTGAAARELSRSWLDSVRDHSDFYVLFVEYWLRAQRDPQLRAGLIERRRAAAADQAVQIVKSTPSVAPDRELADLAQLVVTINLGIAMEEVLRPGTINPDLLAQLITAVLESVPVSADQGEPRHGCK